From the genome of Treponema denticola:
TTACGGTATGGTTCGGCATCAGGCAGCTCAGATTCTTCCTTAAAGAGATCTGCATAAAAATCCAAAGCAATCGTAAAAACAGCACATTTTAAGGCATATATGATCGACTCTTTTTCTTGACCCTGACGGCGGATATAGGCTAAAAAGGACTTCCACTGAGAAATCATCAACTCAGCTCTTTCAAGAGGAGTTGAGGCTTTCTTTGCTCTTTCTAACTTTTCTTCCCAAAAACGGACACCCTTGAGGGTATACTCGATTTCTGCATTTTCCAAGTCATCCTTTAACAAATTTTCAAGCTCTGAATAGGTTCTTTTTAGGTCGCCTTGCTTGAGGATATTCAATGCATTATTCAAGTCGCTCTGTACGGGTCTTTCACTCATAATGTCCTCAATATATCATTGTACAAAAAAAAGAGGTTTTAGTCAATTGAGTATTGACATAAATGAAAAACTAATATACATTCCTATGCTCAAAAATTTGTATTCTATTTTTCGCCTTTAATAAATGCATATTTTAGGTTATAAGTTCCCGGATAAAACTGTTTAACCCCTTTTAGCCTTTTTTGCATAAAGATATTATAGGTTTGATTTGCATAGGGGGCTATTCCGCACTCTTCAATCAATAAAATTTCTTCAGCCCTTTTAAAACATTCAAGCTGCTCATTAAAATCAGAGCTTTTTTTTGCTCTTTGGACCAAGGCCGTATACTCCGCATTTTCCCAACCTATTGGAACAATCTTATTCCCCGGTAAAAATAGATCCAAATAGCGGGCAGGCGTATCTATTCCGCCCCCCCATGACTTAAAACCGACTTGATAATCAAGGGTCTTATTTTTCTTTTTAAAGACTGTACCCTCAAGTTTATCCAGCTCTACATTTATACCTAAAACAGTTGAAAGGCGGTTTTGAAGATATTCATTAAACCTAGAGCTTTCATTTGAGGGAAACATTATTGAAACGGTGATTTTTGAAGGGTCATCCCCGAAACCGGCTTCTTTTAAGCCTTCAATAAAGTGAGCTTTCGGATCACCTACTTGTTTTATAAGCTGTTTAATCGGATCGCCTGCAAGCGAGCGGAAATTTCTACCCTCCAATTCGGCTGCTATTGAAACAAAGCCGTAGGCAGGCTTATATATATCATCGAAAAGATCAGTGCAAATCTCTTTGCGGTCAAGGCTTGCCGAAAGGGCTTGACGGATTTTTTTGTTGGAAAAAAGTTTGTCTTTTTGGTTCATAAAGATATATTGAACCCTGCTGTCAACACCGGTTATTTCCGTAAAGCTTTTTTCGGCTTTTAATTTGTTTATCCAGCTTATGGAATAAGCATTTGCTATATCGATACCGCCGTTTAAAAGCTCTCCTAGAGCGGCGTTTTCTTCGTTTATAATTTTAAAGGTAAGAGCTTTCAGTTTAACATTTTCGGCATTCCAAAATTTATCGTTTTTTACAAGCTCTATCTTGCTGTTGTGCACCCAGCTTTTTACCTTAAAGGCTCCGCTTGATATAATCTTTTCTGCATCACTTCCATATCCTAAATCAAATTTTTTTATGATATCTTCCCTTTGCGGAGGAATTTTTGCCGCAAATTCGTCAAGATTTTTTACGGGGTTTTCAGTTGTTATTTGAAGAGTTTTGCCGTCTATAGCCTTTATACCTATTTCCGAATAGGGCTTTTTCCCTTTTAAGATGTCTTGGGCATTTCTAATATAGTCATAATACATAGCCATAGGAGATGCCGACTCCGCATTTATTATACGGCGTATACTATAAACAAAATCATCAGCTTTTATTTGAACACCATCTGACCAAAAGGCATCTCGCAGCTTAAAAGTCCATTCCGTATAATCGGCGTTATGTGTCCAAGATTCTGCAATAGCCGGAAGAATTTTCCTCGTTCCGTCCTCTTCCGTTAAAATATCCGTAAGATTTTCATTTATATAATCCAATACTATGAAGGAATATCTATCCGATGCCCTTGCGGCATCTAAAATAGCAGGTTCTGCCCCCAAGGACGCTGTAACACTTTGCAAATCTTCAGCTTTTTTATCATTCCCACAGCCGAAAAAAAACAGCACAATTGCTGCAAGTAAAATATATTTTATAGTCTTCATCTAAACCTCTCATCTCAATATACTAAGTTTAAGGATATTTTTCCAGCAGTTAAAAAGAGAATAAACTTGCAGCTTCTGTCGGGATAACCGCATCTAAGGCGTAATGGTTCCCATGCCTATAACCGAAATATCTTTTGGAATCTCAGGAACGGATAAGACCGGAACCATGGGCATTTCATATTCAAGGAGGCGCTTTATCAAAAGGCGGCCTTCTTCGGGAACAAGGATGACTGCAACACCCATAAACTGAGCATTAAAATTATTGTATGCATTTTGGACAGCCCTAAGCCAAGCTTTTTTCGATTCAGTGTCTATTGCAGGCTGAGGGCCGGTCAGGGTATCTATACGGCTTGCTAAAACGGTTTGGAAAAAGGCGGAGTCTACCATAAAAGCTCTCAAGGCCTTGTCTTCTCCCAGATATTGCTGAACAATTTGTCTGCCAAGCCTCTGTCTGACTTTTTCGGCAATTATATACATATCTCCCGTTATGCGCCTATAATCTGATATTGTTTCAAGAATGGCCGGTGTATTCCTTATAGAAACATTTTCACGGAGAAGGCATTTTAATACTGTCTGTAAGTCGCCCAGAGTTATGTTTTGGTTGCTTTGTATTTCTTCTACAACAATCGGATTTACCTTTTTAACCGATTCCAGCATATTGCTTACCATTTGCCTTGAAAGAATGTCATCGGCATGTGTCTTGATAATATGGGTCAGATGGGTGGCTATGATTGAAGGGGGATCAATAACCGTATATCCGGCCCTTTCAGCTGCAGCTTGATTTGATTCCGAAATCCAAATTGCAGGAAGGCCGAATGCCGGATCTAATGTGGGTTCGCCGGGTATTTCATCTTGAACATTTCCCGGATTTACTGCCAGATATGCTCCCATCCTTATCTTGGAGCGGGCAACTTCAGCACCCTGTATTGTGATACAATACTCATCAGGAGATAGGTTCATGGCATCTACAATGCGGATAACCGGCATGACAAGCCCTGTTTCAAGAGCTACTTCTTTTCTTATGCGTTTAATTCGGGATAAAAGCTCTGCTCCCTTTTTTTCATCTACAAGGGGAATCAGCCCGTATCCGAATTGAAGCGATATATCGTCTAAGGGCATAACAGCCTTAGTATCATCGCTTTCAGTCTTTGCAGCTTGTTCCGAAGCAGCCTGAGCTTCTTTAGCCGCTTTTTCTCTTTGAGTCCGCGTAACCTGAGTTGTCTGCAAGCGCCAGCCTAAAAAGGCGAGGCTTAATGCAATGAGTATTAAGATTATTGACGGAAAACCGGGTAAAATTGCCATTACAGTCAAGGTAATAGCAGCTATGTAATAAACAGTCGAATTGCGTGAAAATTGGTCAGTGATATCTTTTCCGAAAGAGCCTGTTGAAGCTGAGCGGGTTACCACAAGACCTGTTGCAACCGATATAAAAAGAGAAGGAAGCTGGGCTAAAAGGCCGTCACCTATGGTAAACCTTGTGTACATCTGCAATGCGTTAATGAATCCTTCTTCTCTCCACACCCCTATAATTATGCCTGCTACAATATTTATAATCGTTATAAAGATTCCTATTTTTACGTTTCCTGAAACGAATTTACTCGCTCCGTCCATAGCTCCGTAAAAGTCTGTAGATCTTTGCAAGTCTTCTTTTTTCTTTCGAGCTTCGGCATCCGTGATAATACCTGCATTGTATTCTGCCTCTATAGACATGCTTCTGGTATTCATAAAGTCTAAGGCAAAACGGGCTGCAACCTCAGCAATTCTTGTAGCTCCCTTTGTGATTACAAAAGCTTGAACAGCTATCAAAATAATAAAGATTACAAAACCTATGACCAAACCTTGATTTCCTGAAGAACCTATGACGAACTTGCTAAAAGCCTCTATCATTTTTCCGTCAAATTTTTCTCCATATGTCAAAATAAGCCTTGTGGATGCAACGTTTAAGGCTAGACCGAATATTGTGGAGACTAAAAGCAATGATGGGAAAACCGTAAACTCCGTAGGTTTATCTATAAATAAGACTATTAGCAGTATTATCAAGCTGAATATAAGATTCAGTGCCATAAAAAAGTCTAAAAGAGCTGTAGGCAGAGGAATAACAATTACAAATATTACCATAATAGCTCCTATAGCTACCAAGGCATTCGGTACTTCTTTAAACATTCTGTTTTCGGCCATTTATCGGGTTACCTCCATTTTTCTTTTGAGAGCTTGTTTATCTTTCATAGAATAAATTTTTAAAAATATAATAGAAAGCGATTGATAATATTCATTCGGAACAACTTGACCTAAGTCAACATTTGCATAGAGAGCCCGGGCTAATGGAACATTTTCTATAGTCGGGATATCATGCTCGCGGGCAATCCGTTTTATGTTTTGAGCTGTTGCATCGGTGCCCTTGGATATAACCATAGGAGCAGGCATTACCCCGGGTTTCCATTGGAGGGCTACGGCATAGTGGGTCGGGTTTGTGATAACTACATCCGCATCCGGAACATTTTTTATACCGCTTTTTTGCAAGATTGCCTGCATCTGCCTGTTTATTTGAGCCTTTATCATCGGGTCTCCTTCCAATTCCTTGTACTCATCAGTTAATTCGGTTTTTGACATTTTAAGGGATTCGGTAAATTGTCTTTTTTGGAAAAAATAATCGGGGATACTTAAAAGAACTAAAGCAATTGCCGAATAGGCTAAAATTTTTGCTCCAGTTTTTGCTATAAAAAATATGGAGTTAGCAAAATTTACTTGCAGCGTAGCTATAAGCTTTTCCATATTATTTCTTATAACAAGATAGCCTATAAAACCTATAATTACGACTTTAAAAAGAGATTTTGCCAAATTAAAAAGTCCCTCTGCAGAAAAGAGAGCCCGTTTAAAAAAGCGGGCAAAATTAGGAGTAATTCTTTTAAAATCAGGCTGTATCGGTTTTGTAGAAAATAAAAATCCTTTATTTTGGATTATATTCCCTAAAACTCCCGAAATTAAAGCTGCCCCCGTTATGGGGAAAACCGTCTTAAAAAAGTACCTAATAAAAACCATAAACCATGCCCCGTTTATAACCTGTTCCGTTGTACAGCGTTCAAAAAAGAAAGCGATGAGCTGAGTTAATGATTTTAATATATAGGGTCCCATTATAATGAGCGCAATTACCGGAAGCAAAACCACTGCTGCGGCATTTAGGTCCTGGCTTTTGGCAACACGCCCCTCTTCCCGAGCCTTCCTTATTTTATACTCGGTAGGATCTTCTGTCCTTCCCTCGTCTTCGGCAGCAAACCACTGTAAACCTATGGTTTTATTGAAAAGAATATCTTCTTGTGAAAAATATTTTTTATAAAGAAGGGCGTATTTTTCTGACTTCAATTAAGCCCCTCCCAAACGGTCTAAAAGCCGCCAAAAGTCTGAAAGCCCGTTTTCTAAAATAATTTCGAATGTATTGATAAAAAACGGCAGAGCTAATGCAAGAATAAAAAAGGCTGTTAAAATTGTAATCGGAAAACCTTCGGATAATAAGTTCATTTGCGGGGCTGCCTTTGTTAAAAGCCCCATTGTTATGTGGATTAAAATAAGGGTTCCCATTACGGGCAGAGCTATTACCATTGCATTTAAAAAAAGTGTTCCGACAGCATTTAAAAGATATGTCGAAAGAACTTCCTGCTTTTTTAAAAACATAAAACAGTTTACATGCTCTATGCTTTTCATTACCCCGCCTAAAAAAATACGCTGAAAACCGTTTATCCTTAAAAAAATAAGTACCGCTATAAAATTAAAATATTGACCCACGAGAGGATTTTCAACTTGGGCTAAGGCATCAAAAACACCTGAGGCTCCGAAGCCCATCTGGAATGAAAAAAATTGCCCTGCCGTGCTGAAAGTAGAAAACAGAATACTTATAAAAAAACCCGTTAAAACACCTATAAGCCCTTCGCCCAATAAAAACAGAACATATTCAAGCGTAAAAACTTTTAAACCGGTAAATTCCGGATAGGCATATGGCGTTACCATAAATGCAGTTAAACCCGCAAGAGCGACCTTTGCAATTTTTGAAACATTTCTCATCGACATAAGAGGGGAAGTCATGAGTATTGCAAAAATACGCACCGCTGCGAGTAAAAATATAGGCTCCTTATTTAAAATAAAATCAAATGGCTGCATGCACTAAAAACCTATCTTACTAACTGCGGAATTAAATTTAGTAGCGAAACAAGATATTCTCTCAATACGGTAAACATCCATGTTGCTAAAAGAGCAAGCATCCCTAATATGGTTAAAATTTTCGGTACAAATGTAAGAGTTTGTTCTTGAATAGAAGTAGTAGCCTGAAAGATAGCAACGATTAAGCCGACCAAAAGAGCTGCAAGTAAAATCGGAGCTGAAAGCATTAGGATAATTCCTATGCCTTCACGCATTAAAGTAACTATAGTACCTGTAGTCATAATCCCCTCCGTAATGACTTAGGATTCTTTGTAATTATAAACGAAAGTGATATATTTTTCAAGACGACTACTGAAACCAATTAGAATTCAAGTTAAAAAGAGCCTTATCTTTTAAAGTTCTTCCATTTTCCATTCCCCGATAGTCCTCATCGCTTCATCAAAGCTTGAGCCTACTAGCATTATCTTTTTGCCCTCTGCCTTAAATTGAGAAGCATAGCCCTTCTCTTTTATCTGGGCTATAGCATCATAGGCACTTCCTGCACTCATCAGCTTAAACTCAAAGATATAGATAGAATCTTTAGTATGCACTATACAATCAGCTCTTCCCTTTGCACAGTGTATTTCAGTCTGCACAAATTGCCCCATCAACTTAAAGATTAAATACACGGCCGTCTGATAGTTTTGCTCTCTTAAGTTTAGCTTATCTTTAGGCAAATTATCATAAGGAACTCCGGCTATTATCGCCTGCATCCTTTCCATAAACTCATCTACATTTCCGGCTCGGATATCCTCTACAAACTTCCAGATTGAAACTCCCGTTTCATCAGGTCTAAGAGAAGAATAGGCAGGGAATAGATTCTTTAAAAAGCCGTATCTTACTTCATCATTAGGGAAGCCTAAGCGGTACATGTTACCTTCTTCAATGTATTCCTTTATCGTTAAATAGCCTGATTGAAAAAGTATAGGTATAGGATTTTTTGTATCGGCCCTATACTCATTAAGCATGGATTCATCAAGCTCTACATTTCCATCTAAATCAGGTACATTATAATATGCATCTTTTAGATAATTTACCAAAAAAGTCGGGGTTCCTGTTGCAAACCAATAATTTTTTAATTCACCGGAGTTGAAAGTGTTTAATATACTAAATGGGTTATAGACAGATTCTCCTAAAACACTGAACTTATAGCCGTCATAACGCTTTTTTAGTTCTTCAAGCATTTTATCATAGCTGTTTTTGGTGTTCTTCGCCAGTCTTTCTATTTCAGGCTTAAAGGTTTTTTCTATCTCGGCTTGAGTCAATCCGCATATTTCGGCATAGTCATTTAGCATACTTATGTCTTGCAAATTATTTAAGTCGCTGAAGATGCTGACCTTACTGAATTTTGTAACTCCCGTCAAAAAAGCAAAGCGGATATATTGGTCGCATGTTTTTGTTACTGAATAAAAGGCTTTGAGGGTATTGCGGAATTCTTCGTTTAGAGCTTCGTTTACACCCATCGTTTGTAAAAGGGGCTTATCGTACTCGTCTACAAGAATAACCACCTGTTTACCGGTTTTTTCATAAGCACGCTGCACTATACCTGCAAAACGTTGCGCAGGTTCTTCTTCTTGTTTATTAGCACCATATCTTTCTTCGAATTGACTTAGAACTATGTTTAAATGAGTTTTTAAAGAATGCGGTTCATCATACCGGCCTATGTTAAAATCCATATACAAAACAGGATATTCTGCCCATGCCTCCGTCTTTTCTATTTCGGCTCTTTTTTCTTCGGCTTTTTCAATGTACAAGCCCTTAAATAGCTCTTTCTGACCTAAAAAATAGGCTTTTAGTGTCGAAAGAAAGAGGCTCTTTCCAAACCGCCGGGGTCGGCTTAAAAAATATACTTTTCCTAAATTGGCTAACTTAAAAACATATAAGCTTTTATCTACATATAAAAAATTTTTTCTGCGCAGATCTTCAAAACTTTGGATCCCTATCGGTATCTTTCTTGATAAATCAAAGTCCATTTTTAGCCTCCTATAATTTTTCCGTCTTCCAGTCCCCGATAGTCCTCATCTCTTCATCAAAGCTTGAACCTACGAGGATTATCTTTTTGCCCTCTGCCTTAAATTGAGAAGCATAGCCCTTCTCCTTTATCTGGGCTATCGCATCATCGGCACTTCCCGCACTCATCAGCTTAAACTCAAAGATGTATATTGAATCTTTAGTGTGAACTATACAGTCGGCTCTTCCCTTTGCACAGTGTATTTCAGTCTGCACAAATTGCCCCATCAGCTTAAAGATTAAGTAAACGGCCGTCTGATAGTTTTGTTCTCTTAATTTGAGTTTATCTTTGGGCAAATTATCATAAGGAACTCCCGCTATTATCACCTGCATCCTTTCCATAAACTCATCCACATTTCCGGCTCGGATATCCTCAACAAACTTCCACACTGATGAGGCCGTTTCATAAGGTCTAAGAGAAGAATAGACAGGTACAAGGTTTTCTAAAAAGCCGTATCTTACTTCATCATTAGGGAAGCCTAAGCGGTACATGTTACCTTCTTCAATGTATTCCTTTATCGTTAAATAGCCAGATTGAAAAAGTATAGGTAAGGGATCTTTTGCATCAGCCCTATATAATTCTATCCCCGCTTCATTTAATTCTACATTTCCATCTAAGTCGGGAATATTGTAATATGCATCTTTTAGATAATTTACCAAGAAAGTAGGCGTACCTGTGGAAAACCAATAATTGCCTAAGTCCTTTGCAGAAAAAGCACTTAAAACACTGAAAGGATTGTATACGCTCCTTCCTTCTTTTGCAAATACATAGCCGTCATATTTCTTTTTTAATTCCAATAAGATTTCTTCAAAATTTTTCTTTTTTCTTTCGCCCAAACTTTTTATTTCGGGTTCAAAGTTAAGTTTTAACTCTTCTGCAGTAATACCGCAAATATCGCTGTACTCTGTTATCATACTTATATCTTGCAGATTATTTAAGTCGCTGAAGATGCTTACCTTACTGAACTTTGTAACTCCCGTCAAAAAGGCAAAGCGGATATATTGGTCGCAAGTTTTTATCACCGAATAAAAGGCTTTGAGGGTGTTGCGGTATTCTTCGTTTAGAGCCTCATTTACACCCATCGTTTGTAAAAGGGGTTTATCGTACTCGTCTACAAGGATGACTACTTGCCGGCCGGTTTTATTGTAGGCGGCTTCTATAAGTGACTGAAAACGCTTTCCAAAAGAATCTCCTTCATTCTTTAGCCCATAGATTTTTTCTTGCTTTTTTAAAAAATAGTCTAGACTTTCCGCCAGAGCTCCTTCCAAGTCATATCTGCCCACATTAAAATCCAAGTAGAGGACAGGATATTCTACCCAAGCTTCGTTTTTTTCTATTTCGGCTCTTTTTTCTTCGGCCTTTTCTATGTACAAACCCTTAAATAGCTCCTTCTGACCTAAAAAGTAGTTTTTAAGAGTTGAGAGAAAAAGGCTCTTTCCAAATCGTCGAGGGCGGCTTAAAAAGTATACCCGATTGGAGTGCACAAGCTTAAATAAAAAGGGAGTTTTATCGACATAGAGAAATTTATCGTTACGCATTACCTCAAAACTCTGTACCCCTATCGGTATCTTTCTCGAAAAATCAAAGTCCATTCTTAGCCTCCTATAATTTTTCCGTTTTCCAGTCCCCGATAGTCCTCATCTCTTCATCAAAGCTTGAACCTATGAGGATTATCTTTTTGCCCTCTGCCTTAAATTGAGAAGCATAGCCCTTCTCCTTTATCTGGACTATCGCATCATCTGCTGTACCTGCACTCATCAGCTTAAACTCAAAGATGTATATTGAATCTTTAGTATGCACTATACAGTCGGCTCTTCCCTTTGCACAGTGTATTTCAGTCTGCACAAATTGCCCCATCAACTTAAAGATTAAATACACGGCCGTCTGATAGTTTTGCTCTCTTAAGTTTAGCTTATCTTTAGGCAAATTATCATAAGGAACTCCGGCTATTATCGCCTGCATCCTTTCCATAAACTCATCTACATTTCCGGCTCGGATATCCTCTACAAACTTCCAGATTGAAACTCCCGTTTCATCAGGTCTAAGAGAAGAATAGGCAGGGAATAGATTCTTTAAAAAGCCGTATCTTACTTCATCATTAGGGAAGCCTAAGCGGTACATGTTACCTTCTTCAATGTATTCCTTTATCGTTAAATAGCCTGATTGAAAAAGTATAGGTATAGGATTTTTTGTATCGGCCCTATACTCATTAAGCATGGATTCATCAAGCTCTACATTTCCATCTAAATCAGGTACATTATAATATGCATCTTTTAGATAATTTACCAAAAAAGTCGGGGTTCCTGTTGCAAACCAATAATTTTTTAATTCACCGGAGTTGAAAGTGTTTAATATACTAAATGGGTTATAGACAGATTCTCCTAAAACACTGAACTTATAGCCGTCATAACGCTTTTTTAGTTCTTCAAGCATTTTATCATAGCTGTTTTTGGTGTTCTTCGCCAGTCTTTCTATTTCAGGCTTAAAGGTTTTTTCTATCTCGGCTTGAGTCAATCCGCATATTTCGGCATAGTCATTTAGCATACTTATGTCTTGCAAATTATTTAAGTCGCTGAAGATGCTGACCTTACTGAATTTTGTAACTCCCGTCAAAAAAGCAAAGCGGATATATTGGTCGCATGTTTTTGTTACTGAATAAAAGGCTTTGAGGGTATTGCGGAATTCTTCGTTTAGAGCTTCGTTTACACCCATCGTTTGTAAAAGGGGCTTATCGTACTCGTCTACAAGAATAACCACCTGTTTACCGGTTTTTTCATAAGCACGCTGCACTATACCTGCAAAACGTTGCGCAGGTTCTTCTTCTTGTTTATTAGCACCATATCTTTCTTCGAATTGACTTAGAACTATGTTTAAATGAGTTTTTAAAGAATGCGGTTCATCATACCGGCCTATGTTAAAATCCATATACAAAACAGGATATTCTACCCAAGCTTCGTTTTTTTCTATTTCGGCTCTTTTTTCTTCGGCTTTTTCAAGGTACAAGCCCTTAAATAGCTCCTTCTGACCTAAAAAATAGGCTTTTAGTGTCGAAAGAAAGAGGCTCTTTCCAAACCGCCGGGGTCGGCTTAAAAAATATGGAGAAGAAGTACGTACAAGATTATACACATATTTAGTTTTATCTACATATAGATATTTATCATTCCTCATCTTTTCAAAACTCTGTACCCCTATCGGTATCTTTCTTGATAAATCAAAGTCCATTTTTAGCCTCCTTGAGTATTATAACATAAGATGAGGTATTATTCAATGTTTAGAAGTTAATGCAAAATTATCCATAAACAAAAAAACCCGCCTTACGGCGGGTTTTAAACTATACTAGGTATAGAGATTAGTATTTAACTTTAACACCGATTACAAAAGTACCGTTGTGTGCATCAAAAGCGGGGGCTTTAAGCATACTATGATCCTTTCCCTTAAGATCTTTTTGTTTATAACCCTCATATTTATTCCAGTTAAGTTTTCCTTGAGACCAAGAAGCTTCTATCTCAACTTTTTCCATTGGAGCAAATACGGTACCAACTTTATAAGCAACACCAAAGAACTTGTCTGTATTGGTTGTATCTTTATGCACGCAGTTGCTTTCTGCCCAGAAGTTAGCATAGGGCTTGATCCACATTGAATCCGTAATAGCATATTTGTAATTTACCCAAGCACTTATGCCCATAGGAAGAATAGCCTTTTTCGCTGTATCAATGTCGCTTAAAAGATGGTTAAGTCTGAAATCAACACCGAATGCCAAATTCTCAACTAAATTTGTACTACCGGAAGCAGCAGATTTAAAAGCCAACATCACAGCCATATCACCGATAGCTTTACTGTTTTTCTTTCCGGCATACTTGGATAATTCATTACCGTAGTAAACACCGGCTTTTACCCACTTATAGGAAGCATCAAAAACAATATCAAAAGCGGGTTTTGAATCCTTACCGACATTCATCAAAGCATCCATTCCAAAGTTTAAAGCAAGACCGTCAACAGGTTTTGAACCGAGTTTAAATCCTGTACCTAGATAAGCCTTGTCCTTGTTTGATTTTTCAGCAGCTTTAACGCCAGCTTCACCGAAATCTTTTACGGGATTAAATGTAGCATTGATACCGAAGTCGAAAGTTACCCATTTATCGTAACCTAAGCTTAAATCAAAGCCGATAGCATATTTACCCTGAATATCTGAAGTTTCACTTTCAGGAACCTCGGGTGTTACATTTTTTCTGACATACTTACCTGCAGCAGCACCAACAGTTGTATCAGCTGCAACAACAAAATCAGCTCCGGTAAACGCAGGATGGGGAACTGTAGTATTTACCCCTACTACAGAACCATCAGCTCCATAAATAGCAGCAGCTATTGCATAATAAATCTCTCCCTTTTTTACTTCCTCAGTTGCTTTAAGGTCTACTTCCTCAAATTCTGCTGATCCAGCTTTTTTGGCAACTTTAGCTTTCCATGAGTCATTTGAAGCGAATTTTAAACCGGCATTGAGTTTAAGCCCTGTTCCTGCAAGGTCATCGCTTGCATAGCCGAGTTTTGTCCCAAAACCTGTAATGTCTCCTTTTGTTTGAGGTCTTGCTCCGAAATAGTTTGAATAGAAATCACGAATAGGAGCCCAGATCTCAGCAAAATTAGTTGAAAAATCGGGTCGTCCATAAACATTCATATAACCGCCAAAAAAATGAATAGATGCAGCAAGATCACTTAATACATCTTCAGCAAGAGAAAACTTCATATCTGAGTTATCAGATTTATGCGGAGATTTACTATTTGATATTGCATCATCGAACTGATAAAGTAAATTCAGACCAATATCAAAATTCATGTGAACATCGCCTTCAGTTTTTGAATTTAACTTGCCTTTGTATAAAGGAATATCAACAGTAGCTGAAAAAAGGTTTTCAAAAC
Proteins encoded in this window:
- the fliR gene encoding flagellar biosynthetic protein FliR, which codes for MQPFDFILNKEPIFLLAAVRIFAILMTSPLMSMRNVSKIAKVALAGLTAFMVTPYAYPEFTGLKVFTLEYVLFLLGEGLIGVLTGFFISILFSTFSTAGQFFSFQMGFGASGVFDALAQVENPLVGQYFNFIAVLIFLRINGFQRIFLGGVMKSIEHVNCFMFLKKQEVLSTYLLNAVGTLFLNAMVIALPVMGTLILIHITMGLLTKAAPQMNLLSEGFPITILTAFFILALALPFFINTFEIILENGLSDFWRLLDRLGGA
- the flhB gene encoding flagellar biosynthesis protein FlhB, with translation MKSEKYALLYKKYFSQEDILFNKTIGLQWFAAEDEGRTEDPTEYKIRKAREEGRVAKSQDLNAAAVVLLPVIALIIMGPYILKSLTQLIAFFFERCTTEQVINGAWFMVFIRYFFKTVFPITGAALISGVLGNIIQNKGFLFSTKPIQPDFKRITPNFARFFKRALFSAEGLFNLAKSLFKVVIIGFIGYLVIRNNMEKLIATLQVNFANSIFFIAKTGAKILAYSAIALVLLSIPDYFFQKRQFTESLKMSKTELTDEYKELEGDPMIKAQINRQMQAILQKSGIKNVPDADVVITNPTHYAVALQWKPGVMPAPMVISKGTDATAQNIKRIAREHDIPTIENVPLARALYANVDLGQVVPNEYYQSLSIIFLKIYSMKDKQALKRKMEVTR
- a CDS encoding peptide ABC transporter substrate-binding protein; the protein is MKTIKYILLAAIVLFFFGCGNDKKAEDLQSVTASLGAEPAILDAARASDRYSFIVLDYINENLTDILTEEDGTRKILPAIAESWTHNADYTEWTFKLRDAFWSDGVQIKADDFVYSIRRIINAESASPMAMYYDYIRNAQDILKGKKPYSEIGIKAIDGKTLQITTENPVKNLDEFAAKIPPQREDIIKKFDLGYGSDAEKIISSGAFKVKSWVHNSKIELVKNDKFWNAENVKLKALTFKIINEENAALGELLNGGIDIANAYSISWINKLKAEKSFTEITGVDSRVQYIFMNQKDKLFSNKKIRQALSASLDRKEICTDLFDDIYKPAYGFVSIAAELEGRNFRSLAGDPIKQLIKQVGDPKAHFIEGLKEAGFGDDPSKITVSIMFPSNESSRFNEYLQNRLSTVLGINVELDKLEGTVFKKKNKTLDYQVGFKSWGGGIDTPARYLDLFLPGNKIVPIGWENAEYTALVQRAKKSSDFNEQLECFKRAEEILLIEECGIAPYANQTYNIFMQKRLKGVKQFYPGTYNLKYAFIKGEK
- the fliQ gene encoding flagellar biosynthesis protein FliQ, which produces MTTGTIVTLMREGIGIILMLSAPILLAALLVGLIVAIFQATTSIQEQTLTFVPKILTILGMLALLATWMFTVLREYLVSLLNLIPQLVR
- the flhA gene encoding flagellar biosynthesis protein FlhA gives rise to the protein MAENRMFKEVPNALVAIGAIMVIFVIVIPLPTALLDFFMALNLIFSLIILLIVLFIDKPTEFTVFPSLLLVSTIFGLALNVASTRLILTYGEKFDGKMIEAFSKFVIGSSGNQGLVIGFVIFIILIAVQAFVITKGATRIAEVAARFALDFMNTRSMSIEAEYNAGIITDAEARKKKEDLQRSTDFYGAMDGASKFVSGNVKIGIFITIINIVAGIIIGVWREEGFINALQMYTRFTIGDGLLAQLPSLFISVATGLVVTRSASTGSFGKDITDQFSRNSTVYYIAAITLTVMAILPGFPSIILILIALSLAFLGWRLQTTQVTRTQREKAAKEAQAASEQAAKTESDDTKAVMPLDDISLQFGYGLIPLVDEKKGAELLSRIKRIRKEVALETGLVMPVIRIVDAMNLSPDEYCITIQGAEVARSKIRMGAYLAVNPGNVQDEIPGEPTLDPAFGLPAIWISESNQAAAERAGYTVIDPPSIIATHLTHIIKTHADDILSRQMVSNMLESVKKVNPIVVEEIQSNQNITLGDLQTVLKCLLRENVSIRNTPAILETISDYRRITGDMYIIAEKVRQRLGRQIVQQYLGEDKALRAFMVDSAFFQTVLASRIDTLTGPQPAIDTESKKAWLRAVQNAYNNFNAQFMGVAVILVPEEGRLLIKRLLEYEMPMVPVLSVPEIPKDISVIGMGTITP
- a CDS encoding ATP-binding protein, giving the protein MDFDLSRKIPIGIQSFEDLRRKNFLYVDKSLYVFKLANLGKVYFLSRPRRFGKSLFLSTLKAYFLGQKELFKGLYIEKAEEKRAEIEKTEAWAEYPVLYMDFNIGRYDEPHSLKTHLNIVLSQFEERYGANKQEEEPAQRFAGIVQRAYEKTGKQVVILVDEYDKPLLQTMGVNEALNEEFRNTLKAFYSVTKTCDQYIRFAFLTGVTKFSKVSIFSDLNNLQDISMLNDYAEICGLTQAEIEKTFKPEIERLAKNTKNSYDKMLEELKKRYDGYKFSVLGESVYNPFSILNTFNSGELKNYWFATGTPTFLVNYLKDAYYNVPDLDGNVELDESMLNEYRADTKNPIPILFQSGYLTIKEYIEEGNMYRLGFPNDEVRYGFLKNLFPAYSSLRPDETGVSIWKFVEDIRAGNVDEFMERMQAIIAGVPYDNLPKDKLNLREQNYQTAVYLIFKLMGQFVQTEIHCAKGRADCIVHTKDSIYIFEFKLMSAGSAYDAIAQIKEKGYASQFKAEGKKIMLVGSSFDEAMRTIGEWKMEEL